The following are encoded in a window of Glandiceps talaboti chromosome 5, keGlaTala1.1, whole genome shotgun sequence genomic DNA:
- the LOC144434897 gene encoding acetylcholinesterase-like → MDHSVVIFSLLLLHYTYAQVDNRVSLTIPQGTLRGVRNQISPDLYSHSFLKIPYVEQPLGELRFRPPNPGPSWQGIRDATKFGPACPQAGIVLDHIPDVPIPIPGPIPIPGTNFTIPPLGTVDEDCLSLNVFAPEVTNGTNKYPVMVFIQGGAYMMGGDFLPLYNGEILSYTEMVVVVTFNYRLGALGFLSTLDDVSPGNYGLLDQVAVLEWVCDNIEYFGGDPDMVTIFGESAGAASVGMLMVSPKSKGLYHRAIAESGSPLNHWAIKDPPYDSLQNAQRLASGIGCPLEPSSEMLACLRTKDALEISRYSFFGDGDEFAFLPVVDGPGGFMPQHPLVYFSEGSFADVPFIMGYNKDETGPALLTVPGIANGISRERFKSLIWNRIVTIRIYEGNKNTSFQDIANSIEFQYTPWENPDDVIALRESYIRCATDRTFVEGIFEHLNYASKNLVTYMYRFDYRSVNNFWPEWAGVSHGDELTYVFGVPFKEDSERTDDDRELSQSMMTLWANFAKTGNPTPEGHNISNVKGVWEPFTPENQILFRFSPDGTMYMTNEIIDYSSLAFWNIYDLQVVESATHDYCDTQEHCSR, encoded by the exons ATGGACCATAGTGTGGTTATTTTCTCCCTGCTTCTTTTACATTATACCTATGCACAAGTCGACAATCGAGTATCACTTACCATACCACAAGGAACTCTACGTGGAGTAAGAAATCAAATAAGTCCTGATTTATACTCACATTCGTTTCTTAAAATACCCTACGTTGAACAGCCTTTAGGAGAACTCCGTTTCCGTCCTCCAAACCCAGGTCCATCATGGCAAGGTATTAGGGATGCTACAAAGTTTGGCCCTGCCTGTCCACAGGCAGGAATTGTTCTGGATCATATACCAGACGTACCAATTCCTATCCCTGGACCAATCCCGATTCCTGGTACAAACTTCACAATTCCTCCACTCGGGACAGTTGACGAAGACTGCTTATCTCTTAATGTTTTTGCGCCTGAG GTAACTAATGGGACGAATAAGTATCCAGTCATGGTTTTCATCCAGGGTGGGGCCTACATGATGGGTGGAGATTTCTTGCCCCTTTACAACGGCGAAATATTGTCATACACGGAGATGGTTGTCGTGGTAACTTTCAACTACAGACTTGGAGCATTAG GTTTTCTAAGTACACTAGATGATGTATCTCCTGGTAACTATGGCTTGTTGGACCAGGTTGCTGTGTTGGAGTGGGTTTGTGACAATATTGAATACTTTGGTGGAGACCCGGATATGGTCACTATATTTGGTGAAAGCGCCGGAGCGGCAAGTGTTGGAATGTTAATGGTTTCACCTAAATCGAAAG GCCTATACCACAGAGCAATTGCAGAGAGTGGCAGTCCGCTGAATCATTGGGCAATAAAAGATCCCCCTTACGACAGTCTACAAAATGCTCAGCGATTGGCGTCAGGTATAGGTTGCCCTCTGGAGCCCTCATCTGAAATGCTTGCATGTTTACGAACAAAGGACGCCCTGGAAATCTCAAGATATTCCTTTTTC GGAGACGGTGATGAATTTGCCTTTCTACCGGTTGTTGATGGTCCCGGTGGCTTTATGCCACAACATCCCTTGGTTTATTTCTCAGAGGGATCGTTTGCCGATGTGCCATTCATTATGGGTTACAACAAGGATGAGACAGGACCAGCGTTGT TAACCGTGCCTGGTATAGCCAATGGAATATCGAGAGAAAGATTCAAGAGTCTTATATGGAACAGAATAGTGACGATAAGGATATATGAAGGCAACAAAAATACGTCATTTCAAGACATAGCCAATTCCATAGAGTTCCAGTATACTCCATGGGAAAACCCGGATGACGTCATCGCACTACGAGAAAGTTACATCAGG TGTGCTACTGATCGTACATTTGTTGAAGGAATCTTTGAACACTTAAACTATGCATCGAAGAACTTGGTGACGTATATGTATAGATTTGACTACCGTTCAGTTAACAACTTTTGGCCTGAATGGGCAG GTGTTTCCCATGGTGACGAACTCACCTACGTCTTTGGAGTACCATTCAAAGAGGACAGTGAACGAACTGATGACGACAGAGAGCTAAGTCAATCTATGATGACGTTGTGGGCAAACTTTGCTAAAACTGG AAACCCAACACCAGAGGGACATAACATATCAAACGTCAAAGGAGTGTGGGAGCCTTTCACACCTGAAAACCAAATATTATTCAGATTTAGTCCAGATGGCACAATGTACATGACAAATGAAATCATCGACTATTCTAGTCTCGCTTTCTGGAATATTTACGACCTACAGGTTGTAGAATCGGCTACCCATGATTACTGTGACACGCAAGAACACTGTTCTCGGTAA